Proteins encoded within one genomic window of uncultured Draconibacterium sp.:
- a CDS encoding cbb3-type cytochrome c oxidase N-terminal domain-containing protein yields MSDKNKQILEQDENLMDHDYDGIKELDNPPPRWIMLMFYITIGWSIIYAAYYFWLKEGNLQDAEYAKKSMQHDEKYQIASISADDLVAFTDDESLAEGKQIYTEMACMACHGMNGEGNAIGPNLTDDYTLHGCDFESAFHTIKEGVPAKGMTAYKTQMSDEKIQKVASYIMTLRGTNPANAKEPQGEKCE; encoded by the coding sequence ATGTCAGATAAAAATAAACAAATACTTGAGCAGGATGAAAACCTGATGGACCACGATTACGATGGTATTAAGGAGTTGGATAATCCGCCGCCGCGATGGATCATGCTAATGTTTTACATTACAATTGGCTGGTCGATCATTTATGCCGCTTACTATTTTTGGTTAAAGGAAGGCAACCTGCAAGATGCAGAATATGCAAAAAAATCGATGCAGCATGATGAAAAATACCAGATCGCGTCAATTTCGGCGGACGACCTTGTAGCTTTTACCGATGACGAATCGCTTGCTGAAGGAAAGCAAATATACACCGAAATGGCTTGTATGGCCTGCCATGGAATGAATGGCGAAGGAAATGCTATCGGGCCAAACCTAACTGATGATTATACACTACATGGATGTGATTTTGAAAGTGCCTTTCATACAATAAAAGAAGGTGTTCCGGCAAAAGGAATGACCGCTTATAAAACACAAATGAGCGACGAAAAAATTCAAAAGGTAGCCAGTTACATCATGACATTGAGAGGTACTAATCCGGCCAATGCCAAAGAGCCGCAAGGAGAAAAATGTGAGTAA